The genomic interval ATATCGGTGGGACAACTACTGATATATCTCTATTCATTGACAAAGAACCACTCTTTAAACCAAAAGGAATAAAAATAAATAAATATAAAACTTCAATTCGTGGATTATATAATAAATCTGTAGATTGTGGAGGAGATAGTTTAATTCAAATCAAAAACGGCAAATTAAAAATAGGTCCTAAACGTCAAGGTCCAGCTGCTGCTTTTGGTGGTAATAATCCTACTCCAACAGATGCTTTAGTAATTTTAAATCTAACTCAGAAAGGTAATAAAGAAGCTGCTAAAACCAGTCTACAGCCTCTGGCTAAAGAATTGAATTTATCTATTCCAGAATTAGCAAATAAAATCATTAAAAAATTCTGCCAAGAAATCAAAGCTAAAATTGATAATATCTTAACAGAATTAAATAATCAACCAGTTTATACTATTAATAAATTACTAGATAATACTAATATCCAGCCGACTAAATTAGTAGGCATCGGAGGTCCAGCTAAAGCTTTAACACCTAGATTAGCAAGTGAGTTAAATATGGATTATATTACCCCGGATAATGCAAATATAGCCAATGCTATCGGGGCTGCTTTATCTCGAGTTACTCAAGAATGCACATTATATGCTGATACCTCTCAAGGATACTATAATATCCCTGAATTAAGTATAAAAGAAAGTATAAATCAAGAGTTCAACTTGCAGATTGCCCAATCCTTAATTAAAGAAAAATTAAGAGAAAGTACTATTACTCCACAAAAACAAATAGAAATCAGCAATACTGAAACCTTTAATCTAGTTAGAGGCTTTAATACTATAGGAAAAATTATAAAAGTTACTGCCCAGCTTAAACCTGGCTTAATTACCTGGAGGTGATCATATGCAAATTAAAGCAAAAAATTCTCTTGGCTTAATCTTCTTTCCTGCTTTTGATTGGTCTATCTCACCAACACACCCTGAACGGGAAGAAAGATTATTATATACCAAAGACCAAGTCTTAGAAGAAGGATTATTAGATATTGAAGGAATTAAAGAATACAACCCATTAGTAGCTAATATTGAAGATATAAATAGAACTCATATCTGTGTTCCTGACACTGAATCAATTGTTAGTAAACCACATCTTATTTCAGCAGGAGGAGCTATTAAAGCTGGAGAGTTAGTAATGGAGAATAAAGTAGATTCAGCTTTTGCAATCATTCGTCCGCCTGGACATCATGCTTTTAGAATAGTACATGGAGCTAGAGGCTTTTGTACTATCAATAATGAAGCAATCATGGTTGAATATTTGCGTCAAAAGTATGGGAATGATTTAAAAATAGCTTTTGTAGATACAGATGCCCATCATGCCGATGGGACTCAGAATGTATTTTATAATGATCCACAAATTTTACATATCTCTATTCATCAAGATGGTCGTAGTCTCTTTCCTGGTACAGGTTTTATGAATGAATTAGGAGGTCCAGGGGCTTTTGCCAAAACAATTAATCTACCACTTCCACCTAACACTACTGACCAAGGACTACATTATGCCTTAGATAATTTAATACTACCTATTCTAGATGACTTTAAACCTGATTTAATTATTAATGCTGCAGGTCAAGATAATCATTATAGTGATCCTTTGACTAGAATGAAAATAACTGCTCAAGGTTATGCTAAGTTAAATGAAAAATTAAACCCTGACATTGCTATATTACAAGGAGGCTACTCTATTGAATCAGCCCTTCCATATGTTAATGTAGGAATTATCTTGGCTATGGCTGGTTTAGATTATAGTTACATTCAAGAACCAGACTATAATCAAAATATTATAAATCAAGATGAACAGATTACCGATACTATTAAAAAACGAGTAGAAAAGTTATTAACTGTTTGGAAGAATAGAAATAAGGTTGATATCACAGAACAATTCGGTAATACACCTTATTATACTACTAGACAGAACATCTATTATGATACTGACCAAATCCAAGAAGAACAACAAATAAAGATTAAACTTTG from Selenihalanaerobacter shriftii carries:
- a CDS encoding histone deacetylase family protein gives rise to the protein MQIKAKNSLGLIFFPAFDWSISPTHPEREERLLYTKDQVLEEGLLDIEGIKEYNPLVANIEDINRTHICVPDTESIVSKPHLISAGGAIKAGELVMENKVDSAFAIIRPPGHHAFRIVHGARGFCTINNEAIMVEYLRQKYGNDLKIAFVDTDAHHADGTQNVFYNDPQILHISIHQDGRSLFPGTGFMNELGGPGAFAKTINLPLPPNTTDQGLHYALDNLILPILDDFKPDLIINAAGQDNHYSDPLTRMKITAQGYAKLNEKLNPDIAILQGGYSIESALPYVNVGIILAMAGLDYSYIQEPDYNQNIINQDEQITDTIKKRVEKLLTVWKNRNKVDITEQFGNTPYYTTRQNIYYDTDQIQEEQQIKIKLCPDCSGLIIIDSNARPSHFGKIRAIILPYDVCNKCKAVGYNKYESTKRTTEFSNVYLQDKVKDKLMTTF
- a CDS encoding hydantoinase/oxoprolinase family protein, coding for MKLGIDIGGTHTDGVLLNDNNEIIKSIKLTTQHQELTNTILTGCQTLTSNLKAKELDRIVLSTTLATNVIAEQNYQPAGLLLIPGPGINPKLHNYAQHVEVVTGSIDHRGSEVQDINKKEVQKTLAKFIKIGIDRVGVCGKFSTRNPKHELEIKNLIKKEFTEIEVISLSHQLTGRLNYPRRIATTYLNCLVQQTQTEFTTAIQDGLKELNIKSPVYILKADGGTMPLIKSNNLPVESINSGPAASIMGILALTDTYETTLGIDIGGTTTDISLFIDKEPLFKPKGIKINKYKTSIRGLYNKSVDCGGDSLIQIKNGKLKIGPKRQGPAAAFGGNNPTPTDALVILNLTQKGNKEAAKTSLQPLAKELNLSIPELANKIIKKFCQEIKAKIDNILTELNNQPVYTINKLLDNTNIQPTKLVGIGGPAKALTPRLASELNMDYITPDNANIANAIGAALSRVTQECTLYADTSQGYYNIPELSIKESINQEFNLQIAQSLIKEKLRESTITPQKQIEISNTETFNLVRGFNTIGKIIKVTAQLKPGLITWR